A single Xylanimonas cellulosilytica DSM 15894 DNA region contains:
- a CDS encoding branched-chain amino acid ABC transporter permease → MDDFTRILTQSLAELIAPTTAAFALAAIGLNLHFGYTGLLNMGQAGFMLLGAYGFGIATIAGAPFLLALLVAIGAGIVFALILGIPTLKLRGDYLAIVTISAAEIVRWLGRSTVFQEWTGGASGLLGKTYKESFQALSFLPEGRTAIGPLEYINNGSDSWWTRLFAWGLVLLAVLFVWLVTRSPWGRVLKGIREDEDAVRALGKNVYAMKMQALVLGGALGALGGVLYVLPSAITPDAMGRTMTFFTWTVLLLGGAATLFGPVLGSMLFFFVYMALRTGMRTGLGDVLGSTKVEQIGGILVGVTLMLLVIFRPQGILGNKKELAFHGH, encoded by the coding sequence ATGGACGACTTCACCCGCATCCTCACGCAGTCGCTGGCAGAGCTGATCGCGCCGACGACGGCGGCGTTCGCGCTCGCCGCGATCGGCCTCAACCTGCACTTCGGGTACACGGGCCTGCTCAACATGGGCCAGGCCGGCTTCATGCTGCTGGGCGCCTACGGGTTCGGCATCGCCACCATCGCGGGCGCCCCGTTCCTCCTCGCGCTGCTCGTCGCGATCGGCGCCGGGATCGTGTTCGCGCTGATCCTGGGCATCCCCACGCTCAAGCTGCGCGGCGACTACCTGGCCATCGTGACCATCTCCGCCGCAGAGATCGTGCGCTGGCTGGGCCGCTCCACCGTGTTCCAGGAGTGGACGGGCGGCGCCTCCGGCCTGCTCGGCAAGACCTACAAGGAGTCGTTCCAAGCGCTGTCCTTCCTGCCCGAGGGACGCACCGCCATCGGGCCGCTCGAGTACATCAACAACGGCTCCGACTCCTGGTGGACACGGCTGTTCGCCTGGGGGCTGGTGCTGCTCGCGGTGCTGTTCGTGTGGCTGGTGACCCGCAGCCCTTGGGGCCGCGTGCTCAAGGGCATCCGCGAGGACGAGGACGCCGTGCGTGCGCTCGGCAAGAACGTCTACGCGATGAAGATGCAGGCGCTGGTGCTCGGCGGGGCGCTCGGTGCGCTCGGCGGCGTGCTGTACGTGCTGCCGTCCGCGATCACGCCCGACGCGATGGGCCGCACGATGACGTTCTTCACCTGGACGGTGCTGCTGCTCGGCGGTGCCGCCACCCTGTTCGGGCCGGTGCTCGGCTCGATGCTGTTCTTCTTCGTCTACATGGCGTTGCGCACCGGCATGCGCACGGGTCTCGGCGACGTGCTCGGCTCCACCAAGGTGGAGCAGATCGGCGGCATCCTGGTGGGCGTCACGCTCATGCTGCTGGTGATCTTCCGTCCACAGGGCATCCTCGGGAACAAGAAGGAGCTGGCGTTCCATGGCCACTGA
- a CDS encoding ABC transporter ATP-binding protein — protein sequence MATDASTTAATALAPVDGTVGVAKPDPILVVDGVQRRFGGMTAVDVDHLEVQRGAITALIGPNGAGKTTLFNLITGFDQANHGTWSFDGKSIAGKSGAAVARSGMVRTFQLTKALSRLTVLQNMLLATPNHPGERFWLSWLPFTWRAHERAAEVKALEILERFKLVEKKDDFAGSLSGGQRKLLEMARALMTDPTMIMLDEPMAGVNPALVQSLLGHVQALRDEGMTVLFVEHDMHAVRHISDWVVVMAEGRVVAEGPPTTVMQDQAVVDAYLGAHHDTDLGDDSLLDTAMLARLELEEEKR from the coding sequence ATGGCCACTGACGCCTCAACGACCGCCGCGACGGCGCTCGCCCCCGTGGACGGCACCGTCGGGGTCGCCAAGCCCGACCCGATCCTCGTCGTCGACGGCGTCCAGCGACGCTTCGGCGGCATGACCGCCGTCGACGTCGACCACCTCGAGGTGCAGCGCGGCGCCATCACGGCGCTGATCGGGCCCAACGGGGCCGGCAAGACGACGCTGTTCAACCTGATCACCGGGTTCGACCAGGCGAACCACGGCACGTGGTCGTTCGACGGCAAGTCCATCGCGGGCAAGTCGGGCGCGGCCGTGGCGCGGTCCGGGATGGTGCGCACCTTCCAGCTCACCAAGGCGCTCTCGCGCCTGACCGTGCTGCAGAACATGCTGCTCGCGACGCCGAACCACCCCGGCGAGCGCTTCTGGCTGTCCTGGCTGCCGTTCACGTGGCGGGCCCACGAGCGGGCCGCCGAGGTGAAGGCGCTGGAGATCCTCGAGCGGTTCAAGCTCGTGGAGAAGAAGGACGACTTCGCCGGGTCGCTGTCCGGTGGGCAGCGCAAGCTGCTCGAGATGGCGCGGGCCCTGATGACCGACCCGACCATGATCATGCTCGACGAACCCATGGCCGGCGTGAACCCCGCCCTGGTGCAGTCCCTGCTCGGGCACGTCCAGGCGCTGCGCGACGAGGGCATGACCGTGCTGTTCGTCGAGCACGACATGCATGCCGTGCGGCACATCTCCGACTGGGTCGTGGTGATGGCGGAGGGCCGCGTGGTGGCCGAAGGGCCGCCGACGACGGTCATGCAGGACCAGGCCGTCGTCGACGCCTACCTGGGTGCGCACCACGACACCGACCTGGGCGACGACTCCCTGCTGGACACGGCGATGCTGGCCCGGCTCGAGCTCGAGGAGGAGAAGCGATGA
- a CDS encoding excalibur calcium-binding domain-containing protein yields the protein MAVRFNPPPGWQVPAGFRPEPGWSPDPAWPTAPADWQYWVDDAVAPPAPPTPHAAAPAAPAPTTLIPPVAAPAPPVAPAPAASPTPPASLAPATPTSTSASASASASARTRSVARQGAAIPLPAGPLGHLRAPSPSPSGPDTAAGTSASNGAARKGGTSPWLIPGVAIACFAFGVIIGVVASLVQASDAGQATIDAQRAQAQVIEDREDLKAQRSDLEADKTALVEREQDLAARETAVNQKEAEQVARQNELDELAQQAQQNQQSQQNQQRQQGERNSGSGFQTCDQLRANGYQTPIAKGDPGYHRFLDLDGNGVACE from the coding sequence ATGGCAGTGCGCTTCAACCCCCCACCCGGCTGGCAGGTGCCCGCCGGGTTCCGGCCCGAACCGGGCTGGTCGCCGGACCCGGCCTGGCCCACGGCCCCCGCCGACTGGCAGTACTGGGTCGACGACGCTGTCGCGCCGCCCGCTCCGCCCACGCCGCACGCCGCGGCCCCGGCCGCCCCGGCGCCCACCACCCTGATCCCGCCGGTGGCCGCTCCCGCGCCCCCGGTCGCTCCCGCTCCCGCGGCATCGCCAACACCCCCGGCCTCCCTCGCTCCCGCGACGCCGACATCGACATCGGCGTCGGCGTCGGCGTCGGCGTCGGCTCGCACCCGGTCCGTCGCCCGGCAGGGTGCCGCGATCCCGCTGCCCGCCGGGCCGCTGGGTCACCTGCGAGCGCCGTCACCATCGCCGTCAGGCCCCGACACGGCAGCAGGCACGAGCGCGAGCAACGGTGCCGCGCGCAAGGGCGGCACCAGCCCGTGGCTCATCCCGGGTGTCGCCATCGCGTGCTTCGCGTTCGGCGTGATCATCGGCGTCGTCGCCTCCCTGGTGCAGGCGTCCGACGCCGGGCAGGCGACCATCGACGCTCAGCGCGCGCAGGCGCAGGTGATCGAGGACCGCGAGGACCTCAAGGCCCAGCGGTCCGACCTGGAGGCCGACAAGACGGCGCTCGTCGAGCGCGAGCAGGACCTGGCGGCCCGCGAGACGGCGGTCAACCAGAAGGAGGCCGAGCAGGTCGCTCGCCAGAACGAGCTGGACGAGCTCGCCCAGCAGGCGCAGCAGAACCAGCAGAGTCAGCAGAACCAGCAGCGGCAGCAGGGGGAACGGAACTCCGGGTCCGGGTTCCAGACCTGCGACCAGCTCCGCGCGAACGGCTACCAGACCCCCATCGCCAAGGGCGACCCGGGGTACCACCGCTTCCTGGACCTGGACGGCAACGGCGTCGCCTGCGAGTGA
- a CDS encoding ABC transporter ATP-binding protein: MTSEPTPVVDPAPVVEPVETTPRPEQKVVSTGSTTGVAVSTGSTTGVTPLLRAESIVAGYLPGVNILNGCSIEVGKGELVGIIGPNGAGKSTLLKALFGLVPVRSGRVTLGGDDITGMRANRLVARGVGFVPQTNNVFPSLSVEENMRMGVFLSPQLFAERWAFISELFPTLYDRRAQRAGAMSGGERQMVAMARALMMNPSVLLLDEPSAGLSPVRQDETFLRTRMINRSGVSVIMVEQNARRCLQIADRAYVLDQGKDAYTGTGRELQADPKVVSLYLGTLAEA; this comes from the coding sequence ATGACCTCGGAACCCACCCCTGTGGTCGACCCGGCGCCGGTGGTTGAGCCTGTCGAAACCACCCCCAGGCCCGAGCAGAAGGTGGTCTCGACAGGCTCAACCACCGGAGTCGCGGTCTCGACAGGCTCAACCACCGGGGTGACCCCCCTGCTGCGCGCCGAGAGCATCGTGGCCGGCTACCTGCCCGGCGTGAACATCCTCAACGGGTGCTCGATCGAGGTCGGCAAGGGCGAGCTGGTGGGCATCATCGGCCCCAACGGCGCCGGCAAGTCCACGCTGCTCAAGGCGCTGTTCGGGCTGGTCCCGGTGCGCTCCGGCCGCGTGACCCTCGGCGGCGACGACATCACCGGCATGCGGGCCAACCGGCTCGTCGCCCGCGGCGTCGGGTTCGTGCCGCAGACCAACAACGTGTTCCCCTCCCTCTCGGTCGAGGAGAACATGCGCATGGGCGTCTTCCTCAGCCCGCAGCTCTTCGCCGAGCGCTGGGCCTTCATCTCCGAGCTGTTCCCCACGCTGTACGACCGGCGGGCGCAGCGCGCCGGGGCGATGTCGGGCGGCGAGCGGCAGATGGTGGCGATGGCGCGGGCGCTGATGATGAACCCGTCGGTGCTGCTGCTGGACGAACCGTCGGCCGGCCTCTCGCCGGTGCGGCAGGACGAGACGTTCCTGCGCACCCGCATGATCAACCGGTCGGGCGTCTCGGTGATCATGGTCGAGCAGAACGCCCGCCGCTGCCTGCAGATCGCCGACCGCGCGTACGTGCTCGACCAGGGCAAGGACGCCTACACGGGCACGGGCCGCGAGCTCCAGGCCGACCCGAAGGTGGTCTCCCTCTACCTGGGCACCCTGGCAGAAGCCTGA
- a CDS encoding cold-shock protein, protein MATGTVKWFNAEKGYGFIAPEDGSQDVFAHYSAIQTNGYRTLEEGQRVEFDTAQGPKGLQAENIRAL, encoded by the coding sequence ATGGCTACCGGAACCGTGAAGTGGTTCAACGCGGAGAAGGGCTACGGCTTCATCGCCCCCGAGGACGGCTCGCAGGACGTCTTCGCGCACTACTCGGCGATTCAGACGAACGGCTACCGCACGCTCGAGGAGGGTCAGCGCGTCGAGTTCGACACCGCGCAGGGCCCCAAGGGTCTGCAGGCGGAGAACATCCGCGCACTCTGA
- a CDS encoding ABC transporter substrate-binding protein: protein MIRRHAAVQGIALAAALGLGLAGCAGSSEGADGDGSAEALKIGTILPLTGTLAFLGPPEVAGVGLAVDDINEAGGVLGNDVIVESGDSGDTTDLSVARSTATDLIGKGVSAVIGAASSGVSLAVVDQFEEAGVMEVSPANTATDLSGYGEYFARTAPPDTVQGAALGSLIIDDGHTSVGFLVQNEAYGNGLRDNTQKSVEAGGVTAVYGATGAGQEFPPGETNFGSQVTNLLAQKPDAIAVIAFEETVAIVTELAAQGWDFDGTTYFVDGNLSNYGDKFDPGTLKGVQGTLPGAQAEDDFRDRLNTWSEENENTTLEDFSYAAESYDATILVALAAVRGGATDGKTISENIRAVSGSEGGTEVRSFADGVKALEAGDEIVYKGFSGTGPLDENNDPSSAFIGIYLYGADNTYTYVKSVEGKS, encoded by the coding sequence ATGATTCGACGCCACGCTGCCGTGCAGGGCATCGCCCTCGCCGCGGCCCTCGGTCTCGGTCTCGCGGGCTGCGCGGGCTCCTCAGAAGGAGCTGACGGCGACGGGTCCGCCGAAGCGCTGAAGATCGGCACGATCCTGCCCCTCACGGGCACCCTCGCGTTCCTCGGCCCGCCTGAGGTCGCGGGTGTCGGCCTCGCCGTCGACGACATCAACGAGGCGGGTGGCGTGCTCGGCAACGACGTCATCGTCGAGTCGGGCGACTCGGGTGACACCACCGACCTGTCGGTGGCCCGCAGCACCGCGACCGACCTCATCGGCAAGGGTGTCTCCGCCGTTATCGGCGCCGCATCCTCCGGGGTGTCCCTCGCCGTCGTCGACCAGTTCGAGGAAGCCGGCGTGATGGAGGTCTCACCGGCCAACACGGCCACCGACCTCTCGGGCTACGGCGAGTACTTCGCCCGCACCGCCCCGCCGGACACCGTCCAGGGCGCCGCGCTCGGCTCGCTCATCATCGATGACGGCCACACGTCGGTCGGCTTCCTGGTCCAGAACGAGGCCTACGGCAACGGCCTGCGCGACAACACCCAGAAGTCGGTCGAGGCGGGCGGCGTCACCGCCGTCTACGGTGCCACCGGCGCCGGCCAGGAGTTCCCGCCCGGCGAGACCAACTTCGGCTCGCAGGTGACGAACCTGCTCGCGCAGAAGCCGGACGCCATCGCCGTCATCGCCTTCGAGGAGACGGTCGCGATCGTCACCGAGCTGGCAGCGCAGGGCTGGGACTTCGACGGCACCACGTACTTCGTGGACGGCAACCTGTCCAACTACGGCGACAAGTTCGACCCGGGCACCCTCAAGGGCGTCCAGGGCACGCTGCCGGGTGCGCAGGCCGAGGACGACTTCCGTGACCGCCTCAACACCTGGTCGGAGGAGAACGAGAACACCACGCTCGAGGACTTCTCGTACGCGGCCGAGTCCTACGACGCCACGATCCTGGTGGCTCTCGCCGCGGTGCGTGGCGGGGCCACGGACGGCAAGACGATCTCGGAGAACATCCGGGCCGTCTCCGGCTCCGAGGGCGGCACCGAGGTCCGGTCCTTCGCCGACGGCGTCAAGGCGCTCGAGGCAGGCGACGAGATCGTCTACAAGGGCTTCTCGGGCACCGGCCCGCTCGACGAGAACAACGACCCGTCGTCGGCGTTCATCGGCATCTACCTCTACGGCGCCGACAACACGTACACGTACGTGAAGTCGGTCGAGGGCAAGAGCTAG